From the Candidatus Nanopelagicales bacterium genome, the window ATGGGTCCTGGCATACGTCGGCGTCCTGCTGGGGGCGTTCACCATCCAGTTCGTCGAAGGCGAGTTCCCCTGTCCGCTGTGCATGTTGCAGCGCTACGGGATGATCCTGAGCACTCTCGGAGCCCTGTGGGTGATCATGCAGGCCCGCCGCGGCGAGTTGACCGCGGCCCGCTACATGCAGGGCATGGGTCTGGGCATCCTCGGTGCCGCGGCCGGTGCCCTGGTCTCGGTGCGTCAGATCCTGCTGCACATCAAGCCTGGCGACCCTGGCTACGGCTCGGCGGTCATGGGCTACCACCTCTACACGTGGGCTCTCATCACCTTCTACATCGTGATCCTGTTCGTCGCCGTGCTCAGCATCCTCGCCCCCGTTGGCCTCCCCGAGGCCCCCGAGAGCAAGGGCGCTCTCACACTGTCGTCGATCGTGGTGTGGATCTTCATCATCCTGGTGGCGGCTAACGTGATCGCGATCATCTTCCTGGAGGGATTCGCCTGGGTCCTGCCGGACGATCCGACCTCCTACAACCTGCTCGACCAGTTCTAGGGATTCCTGCGGTACGGTCGGTCAGCCCAGTGCGGTCCGCAGATGCACATGGTTGTCGTGCATCTCGTGCAGGCCCGCCTGCGTGGTCTTGGGGTCCACGCCCGCGCACAGATCCTCGAAGACGGTGGTCGTGAACCCCGCCGACTCGGCGTCCTCGGCAGTCGCACACACGCAGTAGTCCGTCGCGATACCAACCACATGGAGATTTGTGATCCCGTGTTCGGTCAGGACCGCCTGCAGCGTCTGTCCACCCGGTAGTGTCACACCCTCGAACGCCGAGTAAGCGGGCCGGCCGTCCCCCTTGACGACGTGGACATCCACGTACGCCAGTACGTCATGCAGGTCCGGGTGGTAGTCGGCCCCCGGGGTGTGCTGCACACAGTGCACCGGCCACGTCGTGGAGAAGTCGGGCTCCTCACCGGGCTTGGCGAAGTGCCCGCCGTTGTCGCTGTCCGGGTGATGCCAGTCGCGCGAGGCGATCACCAGCGCGTAGTCCTCGCGGTGCTCCTTCACGAACGGCGCGACACACGCAGCCACCGTGCAGCCACCGTCAACCCCCAGGGCACCGCCCTCGCAGAAGTCGTTCTGGACGTCGACCACGATCAAGGCACTCCTTGCCGATGCCTCATTCATGACAACCACCTCATTGTTCAGGCCGTTACCGAAGTTCTTCGTCACTCCCGACCCCCCACTTGAGCCAAGGGGCACCGATCAGGCCACAGAGGGGGCTGCGCTCAACGGAAGGGATCCCCTCGGCGTGACGAGGTGGACGCCCAGCAACGGCAGACGATCACTGCAGGCCTCTTCGATGAATCGGGCCCAGGCCGCGTCACGGGCGCCCACACGCAGGGGACCCGGGCGAGCCAGCGCCACAAGAACACACGACTCGGCACACGCACCGAGGATGGCCACCACGAGGTTGTTCAGCATCACATCGGTGTCGGCCGGCGGATTCAGCTCGATTTCGTCGACCAGGATCGGCTGTGTGATCCGCCGGTTCGCATCGCACATGAGTACCACCAGCGCACCGTCGTACCGCGTTTTCATTGACACGAACAGATCCAGCACATCCCTGATCAATCGGCTGTCGTCAAGTGGTAGTTCAGGCCAGTTCGCGGGGAGGTCCTTGAAGCTCATGCCCCCAGAATCCGGGCCGTTGCGCGACCTCACCAGCGGCCGAGGCCGATCTGTGGATGCACACCGTTGCGACGGGTAGGTGGTCCACATCCGACTGAGGAGAGGTCATGCAGGAGCGACCCACGCCCATCGACAGCCATCACCGCAAGTCCGCCGCGGAGCCTCCGGGCGACAGCCAGGTCACCAATCCCAACCGGGTCATCGGCGACGGTGACGCGATCACCCAGGACGCCGAGTACGGCACGGACGACTAGGCGAGACGGCAGCGGCTCGAAAACCCTGCAGCGTCGGCCTCAGCGCGGTGTCACACTGGCCGCGTGCCCGTGCGAGAGGACCTACGTCACGCGCTGACCGACGCCATGCGCCGCCGTGACACGGCAGTCATACCGCCCCTCAGATCTGCCATCGCCGCGATCGACAACGCAGAGGCCGTGACTGTCGAGGCAGGTACCGAGGTCGAATCCCCCATCGCCGGGTCGCGTGGCGGGCTCGGCGCCTCGGAGGCAGCCCGCGCCGAACTCTCAGAGCCGCAGCAGATCGCCATCGTGAAGCACGAGATCTCCGAACTCGCCTCGCATGTGGAGCGCCTGACGCGGCTGTGTCGCCGCGAGGAGGCGGATGCGGCCAAGCGGGCCCTCACCGTCCTCGGGGGCATCGTGGGCACCACGAGTGAGGCCTGACGAGTCGACTGCACTTAAGGTCAGGACATGTCCCAGCCCCACGTCGCCGCGACGGCCGCCCGCCCTCGCCGGGCAACCCAGCGCGACTTCGTCGATTCCGGGTTCGCGATCCTCGCCGAATCCGGACACAGGGGTCTTACGATCCACAGACTGTGCCGCCACGTGGGCGTGTCAACCGGATCGTTCTACCACCACTTCGCGAACTGGGACCACTACGTGACCGTGCTTCTGGCGCACTGGGAAGGCGACCAGGAACGGCAGATGAAGGCGGCAGCCACCGCCGAATCGCAATTGCGACGCATCGAGATCGCCCGGGATCTCGCCTCGATGTATCAGCATGCGACCGAGGCCGCGATCCGGGCATGGAGCATGTCGAACGAGCAGGTCCGACGAGCCCAGGAACGCGTCGATGACGTTCGGCGACGGCATCTGGTGAGCCTCCTGCGGCATTCCGGTGTCGACGACGAGCGGGCCGAACTGCTGGCCAGTGTGGGCCTGGCGATCCTGGTCGGACTCCAACAGTTGCAGGGCGGCGCGGACAAGATCCCCGACGCCATGCACCTGTATCAATCGCTGGTGCTGGCGGCGATCCCGCCGGCAGGCTGAGCGGCCAGCGGCAATGACCGGCGCGGGCCTGGATCGCTGACACCCAATTCGGCGAGGTCGTGCCGACCGGTGCCCCAGTCGTCGTAGGTACGCACGTACAGGATCTTCTGGTCGTGATCCCGCGCCACGTACCACTGCGTGTAGTCCCCCGAGGCGGCCACATGCCTTGGCACGCTCACCAGGTCCAAGCAGTGGAAGACCTGATTCACCGCATCGCGCGGATCCTTGGCCTCGGTCACTGTCTGGGTCAAAACAGTGGCACGCACGAAGCGCGAGGGCGGTGTCACGTCCCCGGGCATACCGAGCAGGCCCGATCCGTTCCCGGTGGGGACGACCTGCATACCGAGCAGGTTGTAGGGCTTGTCCTCCGCGTTGGTCAGACCTATGTAGTTGCGCAGGTTGGTCATGTGCCAGGGGAAGACCGGGGAATTCGTCAGGACCCCCGCGTGGTTGTCGTAGACGTGCATGGTGTCCTCGACGAACTCGACGACGAGGTCGTTGCCGTGTGCGTCATGAATGCTCAGATGCTCCGTTGCCGACCAGTTGGTCAACGGCTTCAGAGCCTCCGGCATGGCGCGACCTTCGGGCCACAGCATCCCCACTGGCGCATCCCAGATCCGAACCGACGCCAGGGCGGCCTTCACGTCCTCCACCGTTGAGCACGTCCCCAGAAGCCAGCCAGCCAGGTTGATGAAGTCCATCGCGGGGGCCGAACCTTCAGGTGGCGACACCGGCAGGCGGGTCTCGGACAGCCACAGCGTGGCCACCGACAATCCGGCCTCGTTCA encodes:
- a CDS encoding disulfide bond formation protein B — encoded protein: MSKTFPKLIFWGLHAWVLAYVGVLLGAFTIQFVEGEFPCPLCMLQRYGMILSTLGALWVIMQARRGELTAARYMQGMGLGILGAAAGALVSVRQILLHIKPGDPGYGSAVMGYHLYTWALITFYIVILFVAVLSILAPVGLPEAPESKGALTLSSIVVWIFIILVAANVIAIIFLEGFAWVLPDDPTSYNLLDQF
- a CDS encoding isochorismatase family protein, with the protein product MNEASARSALIVVDVQNDFCEGGALGVDGGCTVAACVAPFVKEHREDYALVIASRDWHHPDSDNGGHFAKPGEEPDFSTTWPVHCVQHTPGADYHPDLHDVLAYVDVHVVKGDGRPAYSAFEGVTLPGGQTLQAVLTEHGITNLHVVGIATDYCVCATAEDAESAGFTTTVFEDLCAGVDPKTTQAGLHEMHDNHVHLRTALG
- a CDS encoding TetR/AcrR family transcriptional regulator — encoded protein: MSQPHVAATAARPRRATQRDFVDSGFAILAESGHRGLTIHRLCRHVGVSTGSFYHHFANWDHYVTVLLAHWEGDQERQMKAAATAESQLRRIEIARDLASMYQHATEAAIRAWSMSNEQVRRAQERVDDVRRRHLVSLLRHSGVDDERAELLASVGLAILVGLQQLQGGADKIPDAMHLYQSLVLAAIPPAG
- a CDS encoding linear amide C-N hydrolase, which codes for MCTDLRLTRLEQLHVSGRTLDFAYEVESMVEVVPRDQQWTATASPGVEPHTWSNHLGFVALNFFGLKDYFADGLNEAGLSVATLWLSETRLPVSPPEGSAPAMDFINLAGWLLGTCSTVEDVKAALASVRIWDAPVGMLWPEGRAMPEALKPLTNWSATEHLSIHDAHGNDLVVEFVEDTMHVYDNHAGVLTNSPVFPWHMTNLRNYIGLTNAEDKPYNLLGMQVVPTGNGSGLLGMPGDVTPPSRFVRATVLTQTVTEAKDPRDAVNQVFHCLDLVSVPRHVAASGDYTQWYVARDHDQKILYVRTYDDWGTGRHDLAELGVSDPGPRRSLPLAAQPAGGIAASTSD